The sequence below is a genomic window from bacterium.
GCCGGCCCGACGGCGACGGGACGCTGCTGCTGGCGCTGCTCTCCTCGAGCGAGAGGAGCGGACTCGCCGCCGTGTCGGCCCGGGTGGGCGACGCCTACCCCGCCCTGACGCCGGACTGCCCGCAGGCGCACTGGTTCGAGCGGGAGATCCACGAGAGCTGCGGCGTGGCGCCCCTGGGGCACCCGTGGCTCAAGCC
It includes:
- a CDS encoding NADH-quinone oxidoreductase subunit C gives rise to the protein MMPIANGGRVALREVPQLPVERFREEIVAAVGRGGRLSAFFGRPDGDGTLLLALLSSSERSGLAAVSARVGDAYPALTPDCPQAHWFEREIHESCGVAPLGHPWLKP